A section of the Drosophila subobscura isolate 14011-0131.10 chromosome A, UCBerk_Dsub_1.0, whole genome shotgun sequence genome encodes:
- the LOC117889573 gene encoding REST corepressor isoform X2, translated as MVLAERNITDVVRNGRRSRGPSPNTNTTGGVASNANIVVSGGGGAGVVNTTNPQSNEKASTIVPGAGTPESSDDDNSTKRNGKSKAKQSDYEEKIRVGRDYQAVCPPLVAEVERRPEQMNERALLVWSPTKEIPDLKLEEYISVAKEKYGYNGEQALGMLFWHKHDLERAVMDLANFTPFPDEWTIEDKVLFEQAFQFHGKSFHRIRQMLPDKSIASLVKYYYSWKKTRHRSSAMDRQEKTMKACVKDGSENGSEVGSNEESDNDDKIQKNRQLMEVLDKECDAINVDDIVSKPAIAISESPTAQPRTSARWTPDEIKVALLVLRDYGKNYPMIAKLVPTKTEAHVRAFYLNNRRRYNLDQIVKEYEAGKSEESGVEDHNEQIDDGSAPAANSGSVNKLVTDPSNNGLNPNQELQAKKETPELVTAEVQSDNSDTAVVTAIAIPAEVVNSNSSLVVVPTGKKTATITIMDESDTATTSSSDMAISSTNTGVSASSSSLSSVNTPPAPILVDQKEPDSEELSALNHSSKGDADGAGANAGNANAKREISTVMSAEQPPAKKIALCTSVELLEK; from the exons ATGGTGTTGGCTGAGCGCAACATTACGGATGTGGTGCGAAACGGACGTCGGTCGCGTGGACCCAGCCCCAACACGAATACAACTGGTGGTGTGGCTTCTAATGCGAACATAGTTGTGAGCGGAGGtggtggggctggggttgTTAACACCACAAATCCACAATCCAATGAGAAGGCCTCAACGATCGTACCGGGTGCGGGCACGCCGGAGAGCTCAGACGACGACAACT CAACAAAGCGCAACGGGAAATCAAAGGCCAAGCAATCTGACTATGAAG AAAAAATTCGCGTTGGACGCGACTATCAGGCGGTTTGTCCGCCACTCGTCGCCGAAGTTGAGCGCCGCCCAGAACAAATGAATGAACGCGCCCTCTTGGTCTGGTCGCCAACAAAAGAGATACCAGACCTAAAAC TTGAGGAGTACATTTCAGTGGCAAAGGAGAAGTACGGCTACAACGGTGAACAAGCTCTAGGCATGCTGTTCTGGCACAAACACGACTTGGAGCGGGCCGTGATGGACTTGGCCAACTTTACGCCATTTCCTGATGAGTGGACCATTGAGGACAAAGTCTTATTTGAGCAGGCATTTCAGTTTCATGGGAAAAGCTTCCATCGCATACGTCAAATG CTACCAGACAAGTCAATCGCAAGTTTGGTGAAATACTATTACTCGTGGAAGAAGACGCGTCATCGTAGCAGTGCAATGGATCGACAGGAAAAGACCATGAAGGCTTGTGTCAAGGATGGTTCCGAGAATGGCAGTGAAGTGGGTAGCAATGAGGAGTCTGATAACGATGACAAG atacaaaaaaataggCAGCTTATGGAGGTGTTGGATAAGGAATGCGATGCTATTAATGTTGACGATATTGTATCTAAGCCAGCCATAGCGATTTCGGAGTCGCCCACAGCGCAGCCGCGCACTTCTGCTCGTTGGACTCCGGATGAGATCAAGGTGGCGCTCCTCGTCTTGCGCGATTATGGAAAGAACTATCCG ATGATAGCCAAACTTGTGCCCACCAAGACCGAAGCGCATGTTCGTGCATTCTACTTAAACAATCGTCGTCGATACAATCTCGACCAGATCGTGAAAGAGTATGAGGCTGGAAAGTCGGAAGAGTCTGGTGTTGAAGATCATAACGAACAGATAGATGATGggtcagcaccagcagctaaCTCAGGCTCAGTTAATAAGCTGGTTACCGATCCCAGCAACAACGGACTTAACCCCAATCAGGAGTTACAGGCTAAAAAAGAGACCCCCGAACTGGTAACAGCTGAAGTACAAAGCGACAACAGTGATACAGCAGTTGTCACTGCCATTGCAATACCCGCTGAGGTTGTTAATTCAAACAGTAGCCTCGTTGTCGTACCCACCGGCAAAAAGACTGCTACAATCACCATTATGGATGAGTCGGATACCGCCACTACCTCGAGTAGCGATatggccatcagcagcaccaatACCGGTGTTAGTGCCTCATCCTCGTCACTATCGAGTGTTAACACTCCACCCGCGCCAATATTGGTTGATCAGAAAGAGCCCGACAGCGAAGAGTTATCCGCACTAAATCACAGTTCAAAAGGTGACGCAGACGGTGCTGGAGCAAATgcaggcaatgccaatgccaaacgCGAAATCTCCACCGTG ATGTCTGCCGAACAGCCCCCAGCCAAAAAAATAGCACTCTGCACTAGCGTGGAACTTCTCGAAAAGTAA
- the LOC117889573 gene encoding REST corepressor isoform X1, translating into MVLAERNITDVVRNGRRSRGPSPNTNTTGGVASNANIVVSGGGGAGVVNTTNPQSNEKASTIVPGAGTPESSDDDNSTKRNGKSKAKQSDYEEKIRVGRDYQAVCPPLVAEVERRPEQMNERALLVWSPTKEIPDLKLEEYISVAKEKYGYNGEQALGMLFWHKHDLERAVMDLANFTPFPDEWTIEDKVLFEQAFQFHGKSFHRIRQMLPDKSIASLVKYYYSWKKTRHRSSAMDRQEKTMKACVKDGSENGSEVGSNEESDNDDKTGHNKNGTNNSSNSAGSSCISNNNNCDNNNGGSNSINSNDLNVDQMCFYASNAVNDNILGYGLPTEVATNGINSSIGNGIISGDINNDEKSPRRVVVGGFCKTCNVVCHVLYDSPLGRMCKSCHTHWRRTGNLRPISGPESNAPRRSNHNSAAIVAADRSKRKPPRGMYINHDDLTALATCKNPSVYLAERDRKISALMVEIQKNRQLMEVLDKECDAINVDDIVSKPAIAISESPTAQPRTSARWTPDEIKVALLVLRDYGKNYPMIAKLVPTKTEAHVRAFYLNNRRRYNLDQIVKEYEAGKSEESGVEDHNEQIDDGSAPAANSGSVNKLVTDPSNNGLNPNQELQAKKETPELVTAEVQSDNSDTAVVTAIAIPAEVVNSNSSLVVVPTGKKTATITIMDESDTATTSSSDMAISSTNTGVSASSSSLSSVNTPPAPILVDQKEPDSEELSALNHSSKGDADGAGANAGNANAKREISTVMSAEQPPAKKIALCTSVELLEK; encoded by the exons ATGGTGTTGGCTGAGCGCAACATTACGGATGTGGTGCGAAACGGACGTCGGTCGCGTGGACCCAGCCCCAACACGAATACAACTGGTGGTGTGGCTTCTAATGCGAACATAGTTGTGAGCGGAGGtggtggggctggggttgTTAACACCACAAATCCACAATCCAATGAGAAGGCCTCAACGATCGTACCGGGTGCGGGCACGCCGGAGAGCTCAGACGACGACAACT CAACAAAGCGCAACGGGAAATCAAAGGCCAAGCAATCTGACTATGAAG AAAAAATTCGCGTTGGACGCGACTATCAGGCGGTTTGTCCGCCACTCGTCGCCGAAGTTGAGCGCCGCCCAGAACAAATGAATGAACGCGCCCTCTTGGTCTGGTCGCCAACAAAAGAGATACCAGACCTAAAAC TTGAGGAGTACATTTCAGTGGCAAAGGAGAAGTACGGCTACAACGGTGAACAAGCTCTAGGCATGCTGTTCTGGCACAAACACGACTTGGAGCGGGCCGTGATGGACTTGGCCAACTTTACGCCATTTCCTGATGAGTGGACCATTGAGGACAAAGTCTTATTTGAGCAGGCATTTCAGTTTCATGGGAAAAGCTTCCATCGCATACGTCAAATG CTACCAGACAAGTCAATCGCAAGTTTGGTGAAATACTATTACTCGTGGAAGAAGACGCGTCATCGTAGCAGTGCAATGGATCGACAGGAAAAGACCATGAAGGCTTGTGTCAAGGATGGTTCCGAGAATGGCAGTGAAGTGGGTAGCAATGAGGAGTCTGATAACGATGACAAG ACGGGCCATAACAAAAATGGTACAAACAATAGCAGTAACagtgctggcagcagctgtatcagcaacaacaataattgcGACAATAATAATGGAGGAagcaacagcatcaacagcaacgACTTGAACGTGGATCAAATGTGCTTCTACGCTTCTAATGCGGTCAACGATAATATACTAGGCTATGGTCTGCCAACCGAAGTTGCAACCAAtggcatcaacagcagcattgGAAACGGAATCATTTCCGGCGATATCAACAACGACGAAAAATCGCCGCGACGCGTGGTTGTGGGCGGTTTTTGCAAAACGTGCAATGTGGTTTGCCACGTTCTATACGATTCGCCATTGGGGCGCATGTGCAAAAGTTGTCATACGCATTGGAG ACGCACGGGAAATCTTCGACCAATTTCCGGTCCTGAGAGCAATGCACCCAGACGTTCTAATCACAACAGCGCAGCCATTGTGGCTGCCGATCGCTCCAAACGCAAACCTCCCAGGGGCATGTACATCAATCACGACGATCTCACTGCCCTCGCCACCTGCAAGAACCCCAGCGTGTATTTAGCCGAACGTGATCGCAAGATCAGCGCTTTAATGGTTGAA atacaaaaaaataggCAGCTTATGGAGGTGTTGGATAAGGAATGCGATGCTATTAATGTTGACGATATTGTATCTAAGCCAGCCATAGCGATTTCGGAGTCGCCCACAGCGCAGCCGCGCACTTCTGCTCGTTGGACTCCGGATGAGATCAAGGTGGCGCTCCTCGTCTTGCGCGATTATGGAAAGAACTATCCG ATGATAGCCAAACTTGTGCCCACCAAGACCGAAGCGCATGTTCGTGCATTCTACTTAAACAATCGTCGTCGATACAATCTCGACCAGATCGTGAAAGAGTATGAGGCTGGAAAGTCGGAAGAGTCTGGTGTTGAAGATCATAACGAACAGATAGATGATGggtcagcaccagcagctaaCTCAGGCTCAGTTAATAAGCTGGTTACCGATCCCAGCAACAACGGACTTAACCCCAATCAGGAGTTACAGGCTAAAAAAGAGACCCCCGAACTGGTAACAGCTGAAGTACAAAGCGACAACAGTGATACAGCAGTTGTCACTGCCATTGCAATACCCGCTGAGGTTGTTAATTCAAACAGTAGCCTCGTTGTCGTACCCACCGGCAAAAAGACTGCTACAATCACCATTATGGATGAGTCGGATACCGCCACTACCTCGAGTAGCGATatggccatcagcagcaccaatACCGGTGTTAGTGCCTCATCCTCGTCACTATCGAGTGTTAACACTCCACCCGCGCCAATATTGGTTGATCAGAAAGAGCCCGACAGCGAAGAGTTATCCGCACTAAATCACAGTTCAAAAGGTGACGCAGACGGTGCTGGAGCAAATgcaggcaatgccaatgccaaacgCGAAATCTCCACCGTG ATGTCTGCCGAACAGCCCCCAGCCAAAAAAATAGCACTCTGCACTAGCGTGGAACTTCTCGAAAAGTAA
- the LOC117889573 gene encoding REST corepressor isoform X3, whose product MVLAERNITDVVRNGRRSRGPSPNTNTTGGVASNANIVVSGGGGAGVVNTTNPQSNEKASTIVPGAGTPESSDDDNSTKRNGKSKAKQSDYEEKIRVGRDYQAVCPPLVAEVERRPEQMNERALLVWSPTKEIPDLKLEEYISVAKEKYGYNGEQALGMLFWHKHDLERAVMDLANFTPFPDEWTIEDKVLFEQAFQFHGKSFHRIRQMLPDKSIASLVKYYYSWKKTRHRSSAMDRQEKTMKACVKDGSENGSEVGSNEESDNDDKMTAVPAYIS is encoded by the exons ATGGTGTTGGCTGAGCGCAACATTACGGATGTGGTGCGAAACGGACGTCGGTCGCGTGGACCCAGCCCCAACACGAATACAACTGGTGGTGTGGCTTCTAATGCGAACATAGTTGTGAGCGGAGGtggtggggctggggttgTTAACACCACAAATCCACAATCCAATGAGAAGGCCTCAACGATCGTACCGGGTGCGGGCACGCCGGAGAGCTCAGACGACGACAACT CAACAAAGCGCAACGGGAAATCAAAGGCCAAGCAATCTGACTATGAAG AAAAAATTCGCGTTGGACGCGACTATCAGGCGGTTTGTCCGCCACTCGTCGCCGAAGTTGAGCGCCGCCCAGAACAAATGAATGAACGCGCCCTCTTGGTCTGGTCGCCAACAAAAGAGATACCAGACCTAAAAC TTGAGGAGTACATTTCAGTGGCAAAGGAGAAGTACGGCTACAACGGTGAACAAGCTCTAGGCATGCTGTTCTGGCACAAACACGACTTGGAGCGGGCCGTGATGGACTTGGCCAACTTTACGCCATTTCCTGATGAGTGGACCATTGAGGACAAAGTCTTATTTGAGCAGGCATTTCAGTTTCATGGGAAAAGCTTCCATCGCATACGTCAAATG CTACCAGACAAGTCAATCGCAAGTTTGGTGAAATACTATTACTCGTGGAAGAAGACGCGTCATCGTAGCAGTGCAATGGATCGACAGGAAAAGACCATGAAGGCTTGTGTCAAGGATGGTTCCGAGAATGGCAGTGAAGTGGGTAGCAATGAGGAGTCTGATAACGATGACAAG ATGACCGCCGTGCCTGCATACATCTCATAA